A region from the Benincasa hispida cultivar B227 chromosome 12, ASM972705v1, whole genome shotgun sequence genome encodes:
- the LOC120067284 gene encoding stem-specific protein TSJT1-like → MLGIFSSSIMSPPEELVAAGCRTPSPKISSTALAKRFADSNAAVVSLQIGDHVHLAFTHHNESPLRPRSLAVKDEIFCLFEGALDNLGSLRSQYGLPKCTNEVLLVIEAYKALRDRAPYPADHVVGHLTGSFAFILFDSSTSTLFVASDQIGKVPLYWGITADGYVAFADDAGLLKGACGKSLASFPQGCFFSTAVGELRCYENPKNKITAEPAPEEEIWGAKFKVERPTAVSATGLGYYNFPMEIS, encoded by the exons ATGTTGGGAATATTTAGCAGTTCGATCATGTCACCGCCGGAAGAACTGGTGGCTGCCGGCTGCCGGACACCGTCGCCGAAGATATCGTCGACAGCGCTGGCGAAGCGGTTCGCTGATTCCAACGCTGCCGTCGTCTCCCTCCAGATCGGCGACCATGTCCACCTCGCCTTCACTCACCACAACGAATCTCCCTTGCGCCCCAG ATCATTAGCGGTGAAGGATGAGATATTCTGCTTATTCGAAGGAGCTCTAGACAATTTAGGGAGCTTGAGATCCCAATATGGCCTTCCAAAATGCACCAATGAAGTTCTCTTAGTAATCGAAGCTTACAAAGCTCTTCGTGATCGAGCTCCATATCCCGCCGACCATGTCGTCGGCCATCTCACCGGCAGTTTCGCCTTCATCCTCTTCGACAGCTCCACCTCCACTCTCTTCGTCGCCTCT GATCAGATCGGGAAAGTGCCTTTGTATTGGGGAATCACTGCTGATGGATACGTTGCGTTCGCTGATGATGCTGGTCTTCTCAAAGGTGCTTGTGGAAAATCACTCGCTTCGTTTCCTCAAG GATGTTTCTTCTCTACTGCGGTGGGAGAATTGAGATGCTATGAGAATCCGAAGAACAAGATTACTGCTGAACCTGCTCCTGAAGAAGAGATCTGGGGAGCAAAATTCAAG GTAGAGAGGCCAACAGCTGTTTCAGCCACAGGTTTAGGGTATTACAATTTTCCAATGGAGATTTCATAG